CCCCCAGGCCGGGCTGCGGGACGCTGGTGTAGCCCCAGTCGATCGGGCCGCCCAGCAGCTTGTACCAGGACGACGGGTCGTCCACCTCCGGCGGGATCCGGTCGCCGCCGGCCTCCAGCACCAGCACGGTGGTCCGCGGGTCCTCGCTCAGCCGGTTGGCCAGCACGCTTCCGGCGGCTCCCGAACCGACGACGATGTAGTCGTACTCCTTCACCGATACCTCCTCGCTCGGACAGCGGCGGATCAGACCTGGGAGAGCACCTGGAAGGGCATGGTGTCGTGGTAGTTGGCCATGTAGGCGATGCGCCCGTCGACGATCCGGAAGTAGTTCATGACCTCGGCCGTGACCGGCTTCCCGGTGACGCTCTCGGCGACCAGGTGGGAGACGGCCGCGGCGTGCTCGCCGTCCACCAGGAAGCGCACCGGCTGGTTCTGGAAGACCCGGTACATCTTGTCCATCCCGGCCATCATGGTGCGCAGCGTGGCCAGGCCCTCGATGTGGCCGGCCAGCTGCTCGTCCATCACCATGTCCTCGGTGAAGAGGTCGCACCAGCGGTCCCAGTCGCCCTCGTTCGCGTACTCGTAGTACTTGGTGAGCACCTCGTGTGCGTTCATCGCTGTCTCCCTGCTCGTGACTGGATATCGGTGCTAGAGGCTGTCGCGGATGCCGCCGGGCCGGAACGGGGCCCAGAACTGGCTGAAGGCGGTCGCGTCGTCGCCGAAGAGGCCGTCGTGGCCTTCGACGATCCGGCCGTCGCGCCAGCGCATGAAGTGGAAGACGGTGGAGTCCAGGCGCTCGTACGGCGAGGTGCTGTCCTCCGGCGCACCGGCCCGCAGCCCGTAGTTGTGGCAGACGTCGGCGGAGCAGTCGTCGCCGACCATGATCAGCTCGCGGTCCATCCGGAACGACCCGCCGCTCAGCTTGCCGGCCGTGGCCATCATCTCCAGGAAGGCGTCGAGGCTCTCGTACCAGCCCGCCAGCGGGTGGTTGCCGGGCACCAGCCAGCGCAGGTCCTCGGCGTAGTGCTCGATGATCTTGCTGCGGTCGCCGCTGCCCAGGGCCCGGTAGGCGGCCTCGACCTGGGATCGCGTCACTTCGGTCATGGTGTGGATTCCCTTCGGTGGCTACAGCACCTCGATGACTACAGCGCGGCCGAACCGGGCATCGGGTCGAGGGCGTTGACGGCGTAGCGGCGGATCAGCGGGCCGTTCGGGCCGGCCACCACGGTCCAGGTCTGGTCGGCGTCGAAGCCCAGCCACTGGCTCTTCTCGGCCGGCGGGTTCCAGATCCGCGCCTGCCAGTTCACCACCACCCGGACGGTGGCCTCGCCGTCCGCCCAGACCGGCTCGACCTTGGTGACCGTGTGCACCTCGTCGAAGAAGCGGTTGGTCACCGCCTCGTACCAGCGGGCGAAGCCGGTGTGGCCGACGAAGGTGTCCTCGGGCACCTTGAACTCGATCTCCTCATGCAGGAGTTCGAGCACCTGGGGCAGCGGGACGTGGCGGTCCAGAGCCACGTACCAGTTGACGGCGAACTCGTGGATCGACGCATCGGTCAG
The Streptacidiphilus albus JL83 genome window above contains:
- a CDS encoding nuclear transport factor 2 family protein, producing MNAHEVLTKYYEYANEGDWDRWCDLFTEDMVMDEQLAGHIEGLATLRTMMAGMDKMYRVFQNQPVRFLVDGEHAAAVSHLVAESVTGKPVTAEVMNYFRIVDGRIAYMANYHDTMPFQVLSQV
- a CDS encoding nuclear transport factor 2 family protein yields the protein MTEVTRSQVEAAYRALGSGDRSKIIEHYAEDLRWLVPGNHPLAGWYESLDAFLEMMATAGKLSGGSFRMDRELIMVGDDCSADVCHNYGLRAGAPEDSTSPYERLDSTVFHFMRWRDGRIVEGHDGLFGDDATAFSQFWAPFRPGGIRDSL
- a CDS encoding nuclear transport factor 2 family protein; amino-acid sequence: MTETPPLTDASIHEFAVNWYVALDRHVPLPQVLELLHEEIEFKVPEDTFVGHTGFARWYEAVTNRFFDEVHTVTKVEPVWADGEATVRVVVNWQARIWNPPAEKSQWLGFDADQTWTVVAGPNGPLIRRYAVNALDPMPGSAAL